Proteins from a genomic interval of Microbacterium phyllosphaerae:
- the nusA gene encoding transcription termination factor NusA, whose product MDIELSLLRGIEKEKAIPFDELVSIIEQAILTAYSKHVSADGATPEGVRVELDRRTGHVAVLQVVKDEEGAIIGEEDATPDDFGRIAAFAAKQVISQRLRDIADDVVLGDFKDKEGDIVAGVIQQGPNPRMIHVDLGSVEAILPPEEQVPGEEYTHGSRLRVYVTSVAKGMKGPQITVSRTHPGLVRKLFALEVPEIAAGLVEIVALAREAGHRTKIAVRANDPAINAKGACIGEMGRRVRAVTEELAGEKIDIVDFDPELAPFVANALSPAKVTSAFILDANTKAVRALVPDYQLSLAIGKEGQNARLAAKLTGAKIDIQPDSVLD is encoded by the coding sequence ATGGATATCGAACTGAGTCTGCTGCGTGGGATCGAGAAGGAGAAGGCGATTCCCTTCGATGAACTCGTCTCGATCATCGAACAGGCCATCCTGACGGCCTACTCCAAGCACGTGTCCGCGGACGGTGCCACCCCCGAAGGCGTTCGCGTCGAACTCGACCGCCGCACCGGGCACGTCGCCGTGCTGCAGGTCGTCAAGGACGAAGAGGGCGCGATCATCGGCGAGGAGGACGCGACTCCGGACGACTTCGGACGCATCGCGGCCTTCGCAGCCAAGCAGGTCATCAGCCAGCGTCTTCGCGACATCGCGGACGACGTGGTCCTCGGAGACTTCAAGGACAAGGAAGGCGACATCGTCGCCGGCGTGATCCAGCAGGGACCGAACCCCCGGATGATCCACGTCGACCTGGGGTCTGTCGAGGCGATCCTGCCTCCCGAGGAGCAGGTGCCCGGCGAGGAGTACACCCACGGCTCGCGTCTGCGCGTCTACGTCACCAGCGTCGCCAAGGGGATGAAGGGTCCGCAGATCACCGTCTCGCGTACGCATCCCGGACTCGTGCGCAAGCTGTTCGCGCTCGAGGTGCCCGAGATCGCTGCCGGTCTGGTCGAGATCGTCGCGCTGGCTCGCGAGGCCGGTCACCGCACCAAGATCGCCGTCAGGGCGAACGATCCGGCGATCAATGCCAAGGGCGCCTGCATCGGCGAGATGGGCCGTCGAGTCCGAGCCGTCACCGAGGAGCTTGCGGGCGAGAAGATCGACATCGTCGACTTCGACCCGGAACTCGCGCCCTTCGTCGCGAACGCCCTCTCGCCCGCCAAGGTCACGAGCGCATTCATCCTCGATGCGAACACCAAGGCGGTGCGCGCTCTGGTGCCCGATTACCAGCTCTCGCTCGCGATCGGCAAGGAGGGGCAGAACGCCCGTCTCGCCGCCAAGCTCACCGGCGCGAAGATCGACATCCAGCCGGACAGCGTCCTGGACTGA
- a CDS encoding YlxR family protein translates to MCVGCRTRAPRAALLRVVSQNETLIIDERAVLPGRGAWVHPTPECMDAALRRRAFGRALRVSSDLDTRIIEQHPPRNKG, encoded by the coding sequence ATGTGCGTCGGCTGTCGCACGCGTGCTCCCCGCGCCGCTCTTCTCAGAGTGGTGTCCCAGAACGAAACGCTCATCATCGATGAGCGCGCCGTCCTGCCGGGGCGAGGCGCGTGGGTTCATCCGACACCGGAATGCATGGATGCCGCTCTGCGGCGTCGGGCTTTCGGACGAGCACTGCGCGTCTCCAGCGATCTGGACACGCGGATCATCGAACAGCACCCACCAAGAAACAAAGGCTGA
- the infB gene encoding translation initiation factor IF-2 → MAGKPRVHEIAAELGVDSKIALAKLKELGEFVKSPSSTIEPPVARKLRAAIESDASLKASADVAPAAAKPAAAKPGSAKPGAAASGAAKPGAAKPGAPTPGPKPGPKQAPAPEAPVAAPAAEAPAEPAAPAAATPGPAAPKSNDGGAPKPGAPRPGNNPFSSAQGMGQRPTGPRPGNNPFASAQGMGQRPTPGNIPRPQAPRPGAPRPGAPRPGSPRPGAPRGGQGGRPGGAPFQQRPGGPGRPGGAGGPGAGPGARPGGGFAGRPGGGGGRGRGPGGGTAGAFGKGGGKSKQRKSRRAKRQEFEMRSAPVVGGVNVTRGNGEVIRMRRGASIADFADKIETLTGYTVQPGTLVTILFNLGEMATATESLDEATFEVLGAELGYKIQMVSPEDEDKELLEGFGLNLEQELEEESEDDLEIRPPVVTVMGHVDHGKTRLLDAIRQTNVIDGEAGGITQHIGAYQVWTEHEGIERAITFIDTPGHEAFTAMRARGAQVTDLAILVVAADDGIMPQTVEALNHAQAANVPIVVAVNKVDKPDANPAKVRQQLTEYGLVAEEYGGDVMFVDVSARANTGIQDLLDAVLLTADAGLDLTANPNKGARGVAIEAKLDKGRGAVATVLIQSGTLRIGDAIVAGTAYGRVRAMADENGEQVLEAYPSRPVQVQGLNSVPRAGDVFIVTEEDRMARQIAEKREAVERNAQLAKARKRISLEDFTRALEDGKVESLNLIIKGDVSGAVEALEESLLKIEVDDSVQLRIIHRGVGAITESDVNLATIDNAIIVGFNVRPDTKARERAQREGVDIRFYSVIYNAIDEIESSLKGMLKPEYEEIQSGVAEIREVFRSSKFGNIAGVIVRSGTITRNAKARVIRDGVVLADGLAIESLRRFKDDVTEVRTDYEAGIGLGKYNDIQIGDEIETTELIEKPRG, encoded by the coding sequence GTGGCTGGTAAACCACGCGTACATGAGATCGCCGCTGAACTCGGCGTCGACAGCAAGATCGCACTTGCAAAGCTCAAGGAACTCGGAGAGTTCGTCAAGAGCCCCTCTTCGACCATCGAACCGCCGGTGGCGCGCAAGTTGCGCGCCGCGATCGAGTCCGACGCCTCGTTGAAGGCATCGGCCGATGTGGCTCCGGCTGCAGCGAAGCCCGCTGCAGCGAAGCCCGGATCCGCGAAGCCCGGCGCAGCTGCGTCCGGTGCCGCGAAGCCCGGCGCAGCCAAGCCCGGCGCGCCGACCCCCGGTCCCAAGCCCGGCCCCAAGCAGGCTCCCGCACCGGAGGCGCCCGTCGCTGCACCGGCTGCCGAGGCTCCGGCAGAGCCTGCTGCTCCGGCAGCGGCGACCCCCGGACCCGCTGCGCCGAAGTCGAACGACGGTGGCGCGCCGAAGCCCGGAGCCCCGCGCCCCGGCAACAATCCGTTCTCGTCCGCGCAGGGCATGGGACAGCGTCCCACCGGCCCGCGGCCGGGGAACAACCCCTTCGCCTCGGCGCAGGGCATGGGCCAGCGCCCGACGCCGGGTAACATCCCGCGTCCGCAGGCTCCTCGTCCCGGCGCCCCGCGTCCGGGTGCACCTCGTCCCGGTTCCCCTCGTCCCGGCGCTCCGCGCGGAGGCCAGGGTGGTCGTCCCGGTGGTGCTCCGTTCCAGCAGCGTCCGGGTGGACCCGGTCGTCCCGGCGGTGCCGGTGGACCCGGTGCAGGCCCCGGCGCTCGTCCCGGTGGCGGTTTCGCAGGTCGCCCCGGTGGCGGCGGCGGTCGCGGTCGTGGTCCCGGTGGAGGTACCGCAGGTGCCTTCGGCAAGGGTGGCGGCAAGAGCAAGCAGCGCAAGTCGCGGCGGGCGAAGCGGCAGGAATTCGAGATGCGGAGCGCTCCGGTCGTCGGTGGCGTCAACGTCACCCGCGGTAACGGAGAAGTCATCCGCATGCGCCGTGGTGCGTCCATCGCGGACTTCGCCGACAAGATCGAGACGCTGACCGGCTACACGGTTCAGCCGGGAACCCTCGTGACGATCCTCTTCAACCTCGGCGAGATGGCCACGGCCACCGAGTCGCTGGACGAGGCGACGTTCGAGGTCCTGGGTGCCGAGCTCGGCTACAAGATCCAGATGGTCTCGCCCGAGGATGAGGACAAGGAGCTCCTCGAGGGCTTCGGTCTCAACCTCGAGCAGGAGCTCGAGGAGGAGAGCGAGGACGACCTCGAGATCCGTCCTCCGGTGGTCACCGTCATGGGTCACGTCGATCACGGTAAGACCCGACTCCTCGACGCGATCCGTCAGACCAACGTCATCGATGGTGAGGCCGGCGGCATCACGCAGCACATCGGTGCGTACCAGGTGTGGACGGAGCACGAGGGCATCGAGCGTGCCATCACCTTCATCGACACCCCGGGTCACGAGGCGTTCACCGCCATGCGTGCGCGTGGAGCGCAGGTCACCGACCTCGCGATCCTCGTGGTCGCAGCCGACGACGGCATCATGCCCCAGACGGTCGAGGCGCTGAACCACGCCCAGGCGGCGAACGTGCCGATCGTGGTCGCGGTCAACAAGGTCGACAAGCCCGACGCCAACCCGGCCAAGGTCCGTCAGCAGCTCACCGAGTACGGTCTGGTCGCCGAGGAGTACGGCGGAGACGTCATGTTCGTCGACGTGTCGGCACGTGCCAACACCGGCATCCAGGACCTTCTGGACGCCGTGCTGCTCACGGCTGACGCGGGTCTCGACCTGACGGCCAACCCGAACAAGGGTGCCCGTGGTGTCGCGATCGAGGCGAAGCTCGACAAGGGCCGCGGTGCGGTCGCCACGGTGCTGATCCAGTCCGGAACGCTCCGGATCGGTGACGCGATCGTGGCCGGCACCGCCTATGGCCGCGTGCGTGCCATGGCTGACGAGAACGGCGAGCAGGTCCTCGAGGCCTACCCGTCGCGCCCGGTCCAGGTGCAGGGACTCAACTCCGTGCCCCGCGCCGGCGACGTGTTCATCGTCACCGAAGAGGACCGCATGGCTCGTCAGATCGCTGAGAAGCGTGAAGCGGTCGAGCGCAACGCCCAGCTGGCCAAGGCCCGCAAGCGCATCTCGCTCGAGGACTTCACCCGTGCTCTCGAAGACGGCAAGGTCGAGTCCCTCAACCTCATCATCAAGGGTGACGTCTCCGGTGCCGTCGAGGCGCTGGAGGAGTCGCTCCTCAAGATCGAGGTCGATGATTCGGTGCAGCTGCGCATCATCCACCGCGGTGTCGGTGCGATCACCGAGTCGGACGTGAACCTGGCGACGATCGACAACGCGATCATCGTGGGCTTCAACGTCCGCCCCGACACGAAGGCGCGCGAGCGTGCTCAGCGTGAGGGCGTGGACATCCGGTTCTACTCGGTGATCTACAACGCGATCGACGAGATCGAGAGCTCGCTCAAGGGCATGCTCAAGCCGGAGTACGAAGAGATCCAGTCGGGTGTCGCCGAGATCCGCGAGGTGTTCCGCTCCTCGAAGTTCGGCAACATCGCCGGTGTCATCGTGCGGTCGGGAACGATCACGCGAAACGCCAAGGCTCGCGTCATCCGCGACGGTGTGGTGCTCGCCGATGGCCTCGCCATCGAGTCGCTGCGTCGCTTCAAGGACGACGTCACCGAGGTGCGTACGGACTACGAGGCCGGTATCGGCCTCGGCAAGTACAACGACATCCAGATCGGTGACGAGATCGAGACGACAGAACTGATCGAGAAGCCTCGCGGCTGA
- the rbfA gene encoding 30S ribosome-binding factor RbfA — protein sequence MAGERQARLADRIRVILAERLEKGLRDPRLGFVTITDVRVSGDLQHASVFYTVLGTEEERLSSGAALTSATGMLRSEVGKQLSTRLVPTLEFIPDALPENADHISALLREAQQRDADVAKLASSASHAGDADPYIRQDDDDTQS from the coding sequence ATGGCTGGAGAACGACAGGCCCGTCTGGCCGATCGCATTCGTGTGATCCTCGCTGAGCGACTCGAGAAGGGTCTGCGCGATCCGCGCCTCGGCTTCGTGACGATCACCGATGTCCGTGTGAGCGGCGACCTGCAGCATGCCTCGGTGTTCTACACGGTGCTCGGTACTGAGGAGGAGCGACTCTCCAGCGGAGCGGCACTGACCTCGGCCACCGGGATGCTGCGCAGCGAGGTCGGCAAGCAGCTGAGCACTCGCCTGGTGCCGACTCTCGAGTTCATCCCCGACGCGCTGCCGGAGAACGCCGATCACATCTCGGCGCTCCTCCGCGAGGCTCAGCAGCGCGACGCCGATGTGGCGAAGCTCGCTTCCTCCGCATCCCACGCAGGCGACGCAGACCCGTACATCCGCCAGGACGACGACGACACGCAATCCTGA
- a CDS encoding helix-turn-helix transcriptional regulator, whose product MEGILEDLLENDLSCAPHVVARIVAEVTADRSSVREVAARLDPAQRAGLRPLPMPLPMVGGIDALYSGLDVDPRDHDLLVAISLRLDDRLDPLLDFDGRTAADIAAGPIGPLIHMHAGRVQLSDPRLAIWLRATTSTTSAARVHRRLHRVFHRRGERVDADWHRARASTGLDPTTANELTRIAREHSEAGLSERAFHLAAEAAAHTVGTDRDEATLVAGVAAIAAGYAVEAARRLAGLFPGGEERYRLQGLGGLFVAQAHLRGAVPEVDLDALRPRGDDPEHWYSWARAAAFAAVLCAERGDRLGMRSWLEALREGTARTGAEHELRDPVVALAWLVLGDHDVDDVRGAGPLTGGMLQALHAAIDGDVDHGLRILAVGDSGIGVEVDPFVAGFEASPLVGAYRAVVEVLLLMWRGDMGAARDRMIRASLELPVAIPFAGLGVVIARRLDLAVLGRLGPFARSLTAALPAPVRIDQLVDRGIEAFLDGASEEAASCMRVWRDRGAPQTTLSVPGLEEAIVVTEPALRHRHRIEPPEIALAQQLRLRITGCSDEDWRMERDRVVAETRTLTSPFSRGRVEAMIGTRSLIRGDVELGREHLATAVKLLELSGADAWARAVEVRLRRLGTQERPTVVVGDPLASCRRVWRSVLTAREFDVAMLVVEGASNRDIADSLHVSVRTVEVHLGRVFAKLEVRTRVELTVLAHRIGQYV is encoded by the coding sequence ATGGAAGGCATCCTCGAGGACCTTCTCGAGAACGACTTGAGCTGCGCGCCGCACGTCGTCGCCAGGATCGTCGCAGAGGTCACGGCCGACCGATCGTCGGTGAGAGAGGTCGCAGCCAGACTCGACCCCGCTCAGAGAGCGGGTCTGAGGCCGCTCCCGATGCCGTTGCCGATGGTCGGGGGCATCGACGCGCTGTATTCGGGCCTCGATGTCGATCCGCGCGATCACGATCTGCTGGTGGCGATCTCGTTGCGGCTCGACGACAGGCTGGATCCGCTCCTCGATTTCGACGGTCGGACGGCTGCCGACATCGCAGCGGGGCCGATCGGGCCTCTGATCCACATGCACGCGGGTCGGGTGCAGCTCTCTGATCCGCGCCTCGCCATCTGGCTGCGGGCGACCACGTCGACGACGTCGGCGGCCCGGGTGCACAGACGACTGCACCGGGTCTTCCATCGCCGAGGCGAGAGGGTGGATGCGGACTGGCATCGCGCTCGTGCATCGACCGGCCTGGATCCCACCACGGCGAACGAACTCACGCGCATCGCACGCGAGCATTCGGAGGCCGGGCTGAGCGAGCGGGCCTTCCATCTCGCGGCGGAGGCTGCTGCCCACACGGTGGGCACCGATCGCGACGAGGCCACGCTCGTCGCCGGCGTCGCGGCGATCGCCGCCGGGTACGCGGTCGAAGCCGCCAGACGACTCGCCGGACTCTTCCCCGGCGGGGAGGAACGATATCGACTGCAGGGGCTCGGCGGGCTCTTCGTCGCGCAGGCGCACCTGCGAGGTGCGGTGCCCGAGGTCGATCTCGATGCTCTCAGGCCGCGAGGCGACGATCCGGAGCATTGGTATTCCTGGGCGCGTGCCGCAGCATTCGCGGCGGTCCTCTGCGCGGAACGAGGTGACCGGCTGGGGATGCGCTCGTGGCTCGAGGCTCTGCGCGAGGGTACAGCGCGCACCGGCGCGGAACACGAGCTCCGCGATCCGGTGGTGGCCCTCGCCTGGCTCGTCCTGGGCGACCATGACGTCGACGACGTGCGTGGAGCCGGGCCTCTCACCGGGGGAATGCTCCAGGCGCTGCATGCTGCGATCGACGGAGATGTCGACCACGGTCTGCGTATTCTCGCCGTCGGCGATTCGGGCATCGGTGTCGAGGTCGATCCGTTCGTCGCCGGTTTCGAGGCCAGCCCTCTGGTGGGCGCCTACCGCGCGGTGGTCGAGGTGCTTCTGCTGATGTGGCGAGGAGACATGGGTGCCGCGCGCGACAGGATGATCCGCGCATCACTCGAGCTTCCCGTCGCGATCCCGTTCGCCGGTCTCGGAGTCGTCATCGCTCGTCGCCTCGATCTCGCGGTGCTCGGCAGGCTCGGGCCGTTCGCCCGATCCCTCACCGCAGCGTTGCCCGCTCCCGTGCGCATCGACCAGCTCGTCGATCGCGGGATCGAAGCATTCCTCGACGGCGCATCGGAGGAGGCGGCGTCATGCATGCGAGTCTGGCGGGATCGCGGGGCACCGCAGACGACCCTGTCCGTGCCCGGGCTCGAAGAGGCGATCGTGGTCACCGAGCCTGCGCTGCGTCATCGGCACCGGATCGAACCGCCGGAGATCGCACTCGCACAGCAGCTGCGTCTTCGCATCACGGGCTGCTCCGATGAGGACTGGCGCATGGAACGCGACCGCGTGGTCGCCGAGACGAGGACTCTCACCTCTCCGTTCTCACGCGGACGTGTCGAAGCGATGATCGGCACGCGGTCGCTCATTCGCGGCGACGTCGAGCTCGGGCGTGAGCACCTGGCCACCGCGGTCAAGCTGCTCGAGCTGTCCGGTGCCGACGCGTGGGCGCGCGCCGTCGAGGTTCGGCTGCGTCGGCTCGGGACGCAGGAACGCCCGACGGTCGTGGTCGGGGACCCACTCGCATCCTGTCGGCGAGTCTGGCGGTCCGTGCTGACCGCCCGAGAGTTCGACGTGGCGATGCTCGTCGTCGAAGGGGCATCGAACCGTGACATCGCCGATTCGCTCCACGTCTCGGTCCGGACGGTGGAGGTGCATCTCGGCCGCGTGTTCGCGAAGCTCGAGGTGCGCACGCGGGTCGAACTCACCGTACTGGCGCATCGGATCGGTCAGTACGTCTGA
- a CDS encoding A/G-specific adenine glycosylase, with product MPSTPHPIAATTLPLAEWYRGAARDLPWRRREFHDEYAAWGTLVSEFMLQQTPVNRVIPHLEAWLARWPTPRALAAASPADVVHQWANLGYPRRALWLHRAAIEITDRHDGVVPRDVDALLKLSGIGDYTARAVAVFAYGDRHPVVDTNTRRVLARAVLGQAQPGSPSRRDLDLMDAMLPVDDADAAVFNAAAMELGATVCIARAPRCEACPLIETCAWVAAGRPDTGDTRRRQAAFEGSDRQARGAVLRLLRDAAPRAVLLETVLPEWPDPLQRDRAIDSLIADGLAEADGEMLSLPR from the coding sequence GTGCCCTCGACACCGCATCCGATCGCTGCGACGACGCTGCCTCTCGCGGAATGGTATCGAGGTGCCGCACGCGATCTGCCGTGGCGCCGCCGCGAATTCCACGACGAGTATGCAGCCTGGGGCACGCTGGTCAGCGAGTTCATGCTGCAGCAGACACCCGTCAACAGGGTGATCCCGCACCTGGAGGCGTGGCTCGCTCGCTGGCCCACACCCCGCGCTCTGGCCGCCGCGTCGCCGGCGGACGTCGTGCACCAGTGGGCCAACCTCGGCTACCCCCGCCGTGCACTGTGGCTGCACAGGGCAGCCATCGAGATCACCGACCGCCATGACGGTGTGGTGCCGCGAGATGTGGACGCTCTGCTGAAGCTCTCGGGAATCGGCGACTACACCGCCAGGGCCGTCGCTGTCTTCGCCTACGGCGATCGTCACCCCGTCGTCGACACCAACACGCGCCGAGTGCTCGCTCGCGCCGTACTCGGCCAGGCACAGCCGGGATCTCCTTCCCGCCGCGACCTCGACCTCATGGACGCGATGCTCCCCGTCGACGATGCCGACGCCGCTGTGTTCAACGCTGCAGCCATGGAGCTCGGAGCGACGGTGTGCATCGCTCGCGCGCCACGATGCGAGGCCTGCCCTCTGATCGAGACCTGCGCCTGGGTCGCGGCCGGACGCCCTGACACCGGCGACACCCGCCGGCGCCAGGCGGCCTTCGAGGGCTCGGACCGGCAGGCCCGCGGCGCCGTGCTGCGCCTTCTGCGTGACGCCGCACCGCGCGCGGTGCTCCTTGAGACCGTGCTTCCCGAGTGGCCGGATCCGCTTCAGCGCGACAGGGCCATCGACTCGCTGATCGCCGATGGCCTGGCCGAGGCCGACGGCGAGATGCTGTCCCTCCCCCGCTGA